From the Labrus mixtus chromosome 10, fLabMix1.1, whole genome shotgun sequence genome, the window GTTTAAGTGCTGGAAAGCAGAGGCGCAGGGTGCTTGCGCTGACATTGTTCCCAGTGTCTCCTCATTTGAAGACCTTGCCCTGGTTGAAAGGTTTGCCCACATGCTTGAAGTCTCCCTCCCAGGCGAAGTACTCCTTCACCATGGTCTTGCACTCGTCACTGTCTGGCTCCAGCTTGCGCCAGTCATATGACTCGTAGTCGATTTGCCAGTCAGGAGACAGCTGGAAGGGAATTGAAAACAATGATTTACTTGAAAGCAAGTACATTTCCACAACTTGGTTAAAACTTGAAATTACTTGTCGATAAAATATATCATGTAAAAATTTAACACATCATTTagcatctgtaaaaaaaaattgggagtgaaaataaacattcacaACTATTAGAAAACCTTCTCCTACAAGAGCTTATTATAGTAGCTTAGACCCTTACTCAGGACAATGTGGGCGTGGCAGCTCACATTTTATTGAGATGTCAACCAAAATTAGCCTCCTTTCATTGTCCATCACAACCATATGAATTGGTGCTCAAAGCATGATAGGAAAACTAACGGAGCTGCCAGCACTACTCAATAGCTTTTCTCCCACATGGCAAAATAAACCCATCCAAAGAAAACAGGGGCAGACAGTTTGAAATGGAACCATGTGGGGTGCTGGTTTGTTGAATAGAAACTTTTATTCAAGATAACAAGTCAGGATTGGAaaattcacttcttttttttttaaaagctactTAATTTCAACCACCACCATTGTGAAATGACCCCTGATATTTTAAAGGCTTACAGTATTTGATGGGCTACTTTAAGGGAAATGTTTCAACTATTAAAATACTGCTGCTCTTTGATtcactcaaacagaaaaaaaagtgaagttttAAGAATTGTAGTTTATTATTGAGGCTGGTTAAAGCCTCCATTGCAGCCATGTCCTCAATCTGATTTAGCTGGAACTTGAAAAAGCAAAGTATATGAATTTATAAGAGGCATCACAGCCATATTATGTTTCTGCTGGAAAATGGGAGTTTCATTTTGTGATCACGCATAATCCCGTGTTCACATGTGGTGTCAAAGCATTTTCTGAATGGTTTGTGCCCATAGCATGAACCAGCCTTTTTCTCACAAACAGAGATGACTGGGATGAACATGGTCTCAAGTTTCTCTGCCCCCGTCAGATTAAGACTGCGTGCCATGATTGGACACTGCCTTGCCCAGTGACAGGGGACCATCCTCTGCGCTAAAGACAAGGAACATTTTTCCAGAGAAACATTTTGACTGACGGGACAACACTTACTTTCAGCCTTACAATTTCACAGttagtatataaataaatgacttcaGCCCGGAGGTTTTTAAATCAGGGCACTGTAGAAAGCGTCTTCCTATATGGATACTCACAGGGAAGGCCAGGTCCTGACCCCTGAAGACCCAGATGCCAGAGATGCTACTGTCGTTGTTGGTGCCAAACAATATGACACTGGCGAAGGCGGTCTTTCTGAGTTTGTCCAGGCGCTGGAACATACCTGTGTATGACATAACAGGGTTGAGATGGGCTGAGTACATTATTGATATACAAGGAAACTGGGGGTGCCAGTGTCTTAGTGGTTGGTTCACACaccccatatacagaggctgaAGCCCTCGAAGCAGGCTGACCAGCTTctaatctgacctgtggctccttcgcATGTCATTTCCAACTCTCTACCTGATTTCAAACTaaatccactgtcctctctctcagtGAAAGGCATAAaagactttacttttttttttattgcatgttgCCACCATAGTGTTTTTTGAGAACTGTATTAACTGGACTTCATCTTGATTATCAACAGCAACTCCAAGTCTGCCTTTgaagaaaatatttacaaacaaaacatcatcaaaGTAGTTATCTCATGGTCCAAAATAATGGTACTTTAACTCTGGTCTCTACTGTGCCCATAGCATGAACCAGCCTTTTTCTCACAAACAGAGATGACTGGGATGAACATGGTCTCAAGTTTCTCTGCCCCCGTCAGATTAAGACTGCGTGCCATGATTGGACACTGCCTTGCCCAGTGACAGGGGACCAAAAAGCTAACTGGTGGTTCTTTAGATTATTCAATACAGACCAAGTGGTTTGGTGAAGAGGCTGCtgagttttttaaatttttaagtTATCTTTTCAGCCATTTCTGTCTTCACtggataagacagctgaagagagacaggaaatgctgggaggagaaaaGTTAGGGATGCATACAGTCAGCGTTGTGTCAGCGCTGGGGATTAGGCATCCCATGGGGGGGAAAGAATCCTTTCCCCAAGCTACCAAAACTCAATTAAATGCAAATTTTAACACTTACAAGCTGGCATGTcctacattaaaggcagggttggtaatttccaaaaactagcatgatttgaaagtagcattccctcagtgctccatctaCAATTTAAATTATATCCTGATAAACTAGATTTTAATTATTCAGTATATCTgtagcagtgtttcccctaggtttagagctctggggggggggggggaggagtcagACAGCGCCACAGATACTTAAAGGAAtcatggtgttcatgtgtttcttttaattacAGCAGTCAATATAAACCCttaattatttcaacttttaacAGTCTGTCCAGCttagtttttgttcctgcaACTCCTGTTTCTGAgcacccctgaatgcagcatgctaaCAACGCATCCCCTGAGTAACGGCAGAGAGACATGCCCCGAAAAGTCCGAAGTCCACTAAGCCAgctactttattttctgatgcttcTTACGGGCTTTTTATTATTGAGTGTGCGTCCGtgacacacaaccacacacacccaggccTCCACAGGTGAGTGTGCTCGCGCaagtgactgtgtgtgcatcagGGCGAACTCCGCCGTGCACGACACAGACCGCGGAGGAGAATTGTAAACACGTGACCATGTAGAAACAGAAATTACGTTGGGTAAATAAGATAACTAACATAAGgctatttagtttgtttaataaaagaacgaggtatagacctgttctataggaaaggtatgcttatgacttctgttgtgatctggcgctatattgaaaataaaattaacttgaccatcaagggggggggggggggggccggATCACTCCCCTATATAATGGTAGGAGAAACACTGCTGTAGTACTTTTTCTCCTCAGCGCAAAACAGATGCAATATTTTCTGGGTGTTCCCCATGATGGCGACCATCTATGACACGCAACGGGCcaaggtcagattcgaacccacagctgtgcatcagcctctgtacattgggcgtgGTATAACCGCAAGTCTTACCTGTGATAAGGTTGCAGCTCTTGAAGCTTTGGGTGAGCTCCTCGGGGTATTTGTACTGGCAGTGCCAGATGGAGAACCCCTCACGGTCAAACTGCTCCCAGAAGTGGGGAATGGCTACTTTCAGTGTGTCCTCGTTGGAATACTTTCTCTTAAACTCGTCCATGACAAATGTGCTACAAAGAGAAATGGAGACACAACCAGGTCAAATAATTCTGCTGGCTGTaggttacattaaaaaagaattgTAGAAATTAGGCCAGTGTCAGGAAGACATGATTTGAAACATTCTTGCTTGGGTTAATATTTTTTGGTACATGGGACACCACCTGTTTTCTAATATGAAAATTAAGGCAGGGGTGGTAGTTGACTGCCTGACAACATAATCTTCAGGATCATCTTATAGGCGCAAGAAAGTGCTAAACTAAAGCattgcaaaaacattttacaacctAATCCATAAAACACAATTCTGTTTCTGGGTTGTGCCCATAGCATGAACCAGCCTTCTTCTCACTGAAACAGAGATGACTGGGATGAACATGGTCTCAAGTTTCTCTGCCCCCGTCAGATTAAGACTGCGCGCCATGATTAGACACTGCCTTGCCCAGTGACAGGGGACCACCTGTTTCCTTTTCCAAGATGGAGATTTCATGATTAGTGTACAGGCCTCTTACCAGCCATTACATTGCCTGCTTACTAAACATCTTTCACTGACAAGGATTTAATATTGCTACAGCGCGTGATTGGTCACTGCTTATTATGTTATTGTTATCTAAATATGTAATATGTGTATGCCCAGACAAACACGCACGAAAGCTTTAAGATCTTCTACCTCTTTGGCAGATGTGCATAGGGGTCCTTTGTTTTGGGCTCTGCGGCCAAAGCAGCATCACAGTCGTCCATATCCTCTTGGGGGGCTggcttcttctcttccttcttcttttccttcttctcctggGGCTTGGCTGCCTCTTTTGctcccttctctttttttgcagGGGCCTCTTTCTTGGGCTGCATCTCGGAAAACTTCTTGGCTGGATAAACAGagcaaaacaggaaaacatgttttcagttaaATGTTCCATTATTTCACTTTGAGTTAGCACACTCTAGAGCCACTCTGGCTTTGACTCTTGACATtgtttacaaaatataaaaagcaacAAGTTGTTAATGAGGGAATTCTGTGTCCCTTAAAGTAATTGggtatataatataaatcataCATTTGTAGTCATCTTCGTACGTTCAGCCTTAGCCACATAGTAGTAGTCTGGAGCTGAGTGTTATAGCAATTTCTGCtgggaaagaaaaatgttgaccaatGGCCTGAAACTACAACAATCTTCCCTTGTCAGAAAACAACttagaaaatgtaattgttaGTCATAGACTTCCATATGCAACAAAGCCTTCCCAAAACAAACTGTGGAATTCCTAAGcaacacagaacaaaaaagTATCAATCTTGGCCGGCCAGTGTTCAACAGACTTATCAAATTAACAATCTTGAACAACAGTCTTCATTTGTGCCCATAGCATGAACCAGCCTTTTTCTCACAAACAGAGATGACTGGGATGAACATGGTCTCAAGTTTCTCTGCCCCCGTCAGATTAAGACTGCGTGCCATGATTGGACACTGCCTTGCCCAAGACAGGGGACCATCTACTAACATGAGAAGATGAAAACTACtggttaaacaaacattttaactcTCACAGAAACTTTAACAGTTTGGTCTGACATAACTACAGAGGAGCAAACGCCCAAATCAGTCATTCATAAACGTTGTTCACTCTTTGCATTACAGGGCTAACTTGATTAACTTTGTCAAATAAAGTGGGAATTCTGACTAGCAACACTGCAGCTCAACATAAAAACTAagcagaggttgttttttttttttatttgatggagTAGCTTAGATTTTGAAGTAGTGAACAGACATGTGTGCCATGTGATATTACACTACTGTAGGACACTAACTAAAACGTATCTTGTACAGATTCACTTCTCTATAacacagtggttcccaaactttaatttgtgtgttCTGATCTTATGGCTTTGTAACTCACCATCAAACTGGGCCATCTTTTCACATATTTTGACATCTCCCAGGACAGCCTTGAACTGCGGCTGGTTGACACAGGTGAGGAACCAGCGAGTCACGTTGGGGAAAGGCTGACGGAAAGAAGGCTCAAGGACCTAAAAGCAAGCAGAAAGGCATTAGCACTATACAGAGAGCATCTTGACTCAAATGTCACAGATCAGATTTTTCACTGGGAAATGTTAAGAATGAATTATCAGCATGTGGCATTGAACTTCTGTCATCTGTTCTGTGTAAGTCCCACCTGTTTGTAGAGCCAGAGCATGGAGCAGGCCACAGTGATGTCAGCAAGGCTGATCCTCTCCCCTACCAGGAAGGTGCGGGTGTTTAGGTGCTGGTTCAGCACTGTGAGGACCTTCTTCACATCTTCTTTGGCCTGCTCTGTGGCCTGAAAAGAGCAAGACAGAAGAATGACAATGGAGGATTACACAAACTCGTCCATGACAGATGCgctacaaagaaaaatgaagacacaTCAGGTCACATAATTCTGCTGGCTGTAAGTTACATTAAGGGTGGAGAGAAAATAAGTGTAGAAATTAGGCCAGTGTCAGGAAGACATGATTTGAAAGCTTCTTGCTTGGGTTAATATTTTTTGGTACATGGGACACCACCTGTTTTCTAATATGAAAATTAAGGCAGGGGTGGTTGTTGACTGCCTGACAACATAATCTTCAGGATCAACTTCTAGGCGTAAGAAAGTGCTAAACTAAAGCattgcaaaaacattttacaacctAATCCATAAAACACAATTCTGTTTCTGGGTTGTGCCCATAGCATGAACCAGCCTTTTTCTCACTGAAACAGAGATGACTGGGATGAACATGGTCTCAAGTTTCTCTGCCCCCGTCAGATTAAGACTGCGCGCCATGATTAGACACTGCCTTGCCCAGTGACAGGGGACCACCTGTTTCCTTTTCCAAGATGGAGATTTCATGATTAGTGTGCAGGACTATTACCACCCAAAACATTGTCTGCTGACTAAATATATTTCACTTTGAAcgattaaatgtttttgttgccataAATTCAAAATCATGCACTTTTGATGCCTGCTCTGTGGCCTGAAAAGACTAAGACAGATGAATGACTATGGAGGATTACAGAAAATATAAACAGCTACCAGTACATGACCAGGTGCCAAGTGACAGTGCTGTAATCCAGCCAACAAAAGCTGGCAACCACTTTTCACCAAATCTATTAAATTGTTATTTAATTTCAGGTATCAGTGAAATATTGAGCTGCTTACCTGCTTGTTGAACTGCATTATTCCCAGAGTGGGGAAAACCCACGCACTAGCTGGAGGGATGATCTCTGAGTCCGCGAAGCTCACCCATTGGAGCACCTGGGCTGCGGCCTGGGGTGTAGCACCACGCAGGACTTCATTGCTCACTGTAGATCAAcagtggaaagaaaataaatctttggtCTTTTCATACACAGTCAGTCGTTATTGGTTTTGCAATGTCAGTACTATTTTTTATCCTTAATGCAAATGTAGGGAAACGTTGATTAAAGTGCAAACAAGTTAGAGAGGCTGACAGCAAGCTACAAACAGAGCAAGACATTTAGAACAAACTCATCTATCAGGAAAATACAATAAAGGGTGTATTCAATCTTGCTGTGCAGAGACTCGTGCACTGCTTAAACTGGTGCACAGGTTTGGCCTACAGACACACTTAAAAGAAAAGGAACCATCTTCCTCCAAAATGACTTGCATAAATCACTGCAAATCAGTCATTGTGATTTAATAATCAATATCAATTATGTCAACACAAACTATCAATTTAATAATAGTTTGCTAGTTCCAGTGAGGAATCCTTCATTCTAGGGGAAGCACCAAAAGTACATGGAAAAACCAAACTTCATGGTAATTCTTGCTTTCGGTAaattatcctttaaaaaaaaaaaagtttgaaaattaaaatgtgttgtttgcaAGCTATGAAAGGGAACTATTGAAAGACTTACAGTAGTGAGCAATGGCATTACTCTCAAACAGACAGAAGCCGTCATCACCCTGGTAGGCGGGTACCTAAAAACAGCAGAATACAAATATTTGACCCATTTTAATTCAAGATATCAAAGAGTTAAGTGCAGGATGAGATATATTACACAAAAGGGGCATCGTAAAACTTCTAAAAGAAAATTAAGGCCACTTATGTGCATTTAATTGTTTCATGTGCTTGAAGGCCCTTTAAGCAAAGCATGCCTAGAGCACCCA encodes:
- the eef1g gene encoding elongation factor 1-gamma → MAAGTLYTYPENWRAFKAQIAAQYSGARLKLASSSPAFTFGQTNRTPAFLNNFPLGKVPAYQGDDGFCLFESNAIAHYLSNEVLRGATPQAAAQVLQWVSFADSEIIPPASAWVFPTLGIMQFNKQATEQAKEDVKKVLTVLNQHLNTRTFLVGERISLADITVACSMLWLYKQVLEPSFRQPFPNVTRWFLTCVNQPQFKAVLGDVKICEKMAQFDAKKFSEMQPKKEAPAKKEKGAKEAAKPQEKKEKKKEEKKPAPQEDMDDCDAALAAEPKTKDPYAHLPKSTFVMDEFKRKYSNEDTLKVAIPHFWEQFDREGFSIWHCQYKYPEELTQSFKSCNLITGMFQRLDKLRKTAFASVILFGTNNDSSISGIWVFRGQDLAFPLSPDWQIDYESYDWRKLEPDSDECKTMVKEYFAWEGDFKHVGKPFNQGKVFK